The Flavobacterium faecale genome has a segment encoding these proteins:
- a CDS encoding sulfatase-like hydrolase/transferase, with amino-acid sequence MKVKLFALCVLSFAASNSQLLAQKTVKKPNILWILTDDQRKDSNGYYNQITTGKNDSPLGYIESPNLDALAKEGVVFPNMYCNSPACAPSRNGILAGKYPHHSGVYGFEYFNGEAEFFTKTMPQIMVENGYETSLFGKAGYRNKSVDKKSATKKTEDLYKGFYQKYVLDTELERGGVTDWNKETTYGKVNGKSGKIDTRMQFFYPNNVKKSWTTEDNISDAEKAIKASVEKELDILYHNANDGEESTLIIGGVNSMPADKTLDGNILTEYRNYLQNQNKPYQSLLGDKMAGANTSKPIFTSLSFHFPHTPVMPPKEFRDRFKDKVYKIPAFDKKEELSKLPKQLVDLYNKLRIDGYSYEDKQQAIRDYYAFCAFGDYIIGKAIAEFKAYSKKNNQEYIILYTCGDHGWQLGEQGIESKFSPWELSTHTTGILVSSDKKAVPAGKVYDGFAEYVDIMPTILAAGGVDLKAKEYQFLDGFDLAEMYSNPQLNKDYIIGEINSVAGPRSYMRTKDFAFSMRPRPLNGGPGGRYKPNENVRWGLDAPRQEVQLAFYDLRKDPMERNNLANDKNYIALTDWFRTKLGNIILGDGRIECDWKQKNVYNTSTFALGADDKKIDIPKNIVPKI; translated from the coding sequence ATGAAAGTAAAATTATTTGCCCTTTGTGTATTGAGCTTTGCGGCATCCAATTCACAATTGTTGGCACAAAAAACAGTCAAAAAACCAAATATCCTTTGGATTTTGACTGATGACCAACGAAAAGATTCCAACGGCTACTACAACCAAATCACAACAGGGAAAAATGATAGTCCGCTGGGGTATATTGAATCTCCAAACTTAGATGCTTTGGCAAAAGAAGGAGTTGTGTTTCCAAATATGTATTGCAACTCACCCGCTTGTGCACCATCACGAAACGGAATCTTAGCTGGGAAATACCCGCACCATTCTGGAGTCTATGGTTTTGAATATTTTAATGGTGAGGCCGAATTTTTCACCAAAACGATGCCTCAAATTATGGTTGAAAACGGTTACGAAACCAGTTTGTTTGGTAAGGCTGGTTATCGAAATAAAAGCGTTGACAAAAAAAGTGCTACTAAAAAAACGGAAGACTTATACAAAGGTTTCTATCAAAAATATGTTTTGGATACAGAACTGGAAAGAGGTGGCGTAACCGACTGGAACAAGGAAACGACATATGGTAAAGTAAATGGCAAATCGGGTAAAATAGATACGCGCATGCAATTTTTCTATCCGAATAATGTCAAAAAATCTTGGACTACAGAAGATAATATTTCGGATGCAGAAAAAGCTATCAAAGCTTCTGTCGAAAAAGAATTGGATATCCTGTATCACAATGCCAACGATGGAGAAGAGTCTACTTTGATTATTGGTGGAGTTAACTCTATGCCTGCAGACAAAACATTGGATGGTAATATTTTGACCGAGTATCGTAACTATCTTCAAAATCAAAATAAGCCTTACCAATCCTTATTAGGAGATAAAATGGCGGGTGCCAATACCAGCAAACCTATTTTTACCAGTTTGAGTTTCCACTTTCCGCATACACCTGTGATGCCTCCAAAGGAATTTAGAGACCGCTTTAAAGATAAAGTGTATAAAATTCCAGCATTCGATAAAAAAGAAGAGTTGAGTAAACTACCAAAACAATTGGTGGACTTATACAATAAATTAAGAATTGACGGCTACTCTTATGAAGATAAGCAACAAGCCATCAGAGATTATTATGCCTTTTGTGCTTTTGGAGATTACATTATCGGGAAAGCCATAGCCGAATTTAAAGCCTATTCGAAAAAGAACAACCAAGAATACATAATCTTGTACACGTGTGGAGATCATGGATGGCAATTGGGAGAACAAGGTATTGAATCAAAATTTTCGCCTTGGGAACTTTCTACACATACCACTGGTATTTTGGTTTCGTCAGACAAAAAAGCGGTACCTGCAGGAAAAGTGTATGATGGCTTTGCGGAGTATGTAGACATTATGCCGACCATTTTGGCCGCTGGAGGTGTTGATTTGAAAGCCAAAGAATACCAATTTTTGGACGGATTTGATTTAGCCGAAATGTATTCGAACCCACAACTAAATAAAGACTACATTATTGGTGAAATAAATAGTGTTGCAGGTCCACGCTCGTATATGCGTACCAAGGATTTCGCTTTCTCTATGCGTCCACGTCCATTGAACGGAGGACCTGGAGGAAGATACAAACCAAATGAAAACGTACGTTGGGGATTGGATGCTCCAAGACAAGAAGTGCAATTGGCATTTTATGATTTACGTAAAGACCCTATGGAGCGAAACAATCTGGCTAATGACAAAAACTACATTGCTTTGACAGATTGGTTTAGAACCAAACTCGGAAATATTATTCTAGGTGATGGTCGTATTGAATGTGATTGGAAACAAAAAAATGTTTACAACACCAGTACTTTTGCCTTGGGTGCAGATGATAAGAAAATTGATATTCCAAAGAATATTGTTCCAAAAATATAA
- a CDS encoding T9SS type A sorting domain-containing protein, translating into MKKLLLLFVTGLGAITISQAQTQTLSLSTDATSLNAIVISDNGYILEETGPGVYTQRTITVTSTNDPGNASATNGAGDPSPIAPGNSNVFFVVKNGTGTASQTNVATAGTLSNSNAATVVIDGTDPTINTRTWVLSVLTLQSGNIAPLGAGYDFRPTGGTSSNPPQAVSIVGTYTVPVVEKHSYEFNNGTNTEGFSAINSAITVSGGKMVITTDAVAGNAPHTVGIIRKTDPTNYINAETYKYAHVYYRNKSFNNQLRISTGSAPSGTNGSNYTTLTLNMTDASPYEVAVINLSNAVTWIGIVDTFDVQHRTTGTSSLAGTLEIDRIEFSTGPTLGLSTKQVTELVNVYPNPTTGAITISDLKDSKTINIYNMLGAVVKTLPATNTIDISDLATGTYFLKTDTGLSSKIIKQ; encoded by the coding sequence ATGAAAAAATTATTACTCTTATTTGTTACTGGCCTTGGAGCTATAACAATTTCTCAGGCACAGACTCAAACACTTAGTCTAAGTACAGATGCAACCTCTTTAAATGCTATTGTAATTTCAGACAATGGTTATATTCTAGAGGAAACTGGCCCTGGAGTTTACACACAAAGAACCATAACGGTTACTTCGACTAATGATCCTGGAAATGCGTCAGCAACGAATGGAGCTGGAGATCCAAGCCCTATTGCACCTGGTAATTCCAATGTTTTCTTTGTAGTCAAAAATGGGACAGGAACTGCCTCCCAAACTAATGTGGCAACAGCTGGAACTTTAAGCAATTCAAATGCAGCAACTGTAGTTATAGATGGTACAGATCCAACAATAAACACTAGAACTTGGGTACTTTCAGTACTAACACTTCAATCAGGTAATATTGCACCACTAGGTGCAGGTTATGATTTTAGACCTACTGGTGGGACTTCAAGTAATCCACCTCAAGCAGTTTCAATTGTAGGAACCTATACTGTACCTGTTGTAGAAAAACATAGTTATGAATTTAATAATGGTACTAACACCGAAGGTTTCAGTGCAATAAATTCAGCTATAACGGTTTCAGGAGGTAAAATGGTTATTACAACTGATGCAGTCGCAGGTAATGCACCACACACTGTTGGAATTATAAGAAAAACTGATCCAACAAATTATATAAATGCAGAAACCTATAAATATGCACATGTATATTATAGAAACAAATCATTCAATAATCAACTTAGGATTTCTACTGGTAGTGCTCCTAGTGGTACTAATGGATCAAATTATACAACATTAACTTTAAACATGACCGATGCAAGTCCTTATGAAGTTGCTGTTATTAATTTATCTAATGCAGTAACATGGATTGGAATTGTTGATACTTTTGATGTACAGCACAGAACTACTGGTACTAGTTCATTAGCAGGAACTTTAGAAATTGACAGAATTGAATTTTCTACAGGACCTACTTTAGGATTGAGTACAAAACAAGTTACAGAGTTAGTAAATGTATACCCAAATCCAACAACTGGAGCGATTACTATTTCTGATTTAAAAGACAGTAAAACCATTAACATCTACAATATGTTGGGAGCTGTTGTAAAAACCCTTCCTGCAACAAATACAATTGATATTTCTGATTTGGCAACAGGAACTTATTTCTTAAAAACAGATACAGGTTTGAGTAGCAAAATTATAAAACAATAA
- a CDS encoding T9SS type A sorting domain-containing protein: MKKNYFLSPSRNNFLGLMIMGCGLFSSSIVAQTYTWKPAVASGNWADAANWTNALASKTVTASSGVTDIVVNNTNQIKIGDKVTGTTAGQIATGTVVTAVNETTNTVTLSLATTAALSGSNNVKFARATVSYPGDNGNPDSAIIAAGSVTLDADISISQLSLHTTTTPAQGVLTIPSGRTLNIANNSSALYIRGGKLTNNGTLNLTPQSNNAAINCQVPANNVAGLDTGYGGTGTLTTTVDGTGGFITFTNAGALTLPVINLNAATTTITILGTGNVFNTAGGATTAGNGKIGGTGVTVTLSQSAGRLFNINTGAGGTSSIEVLSGTVLTLNPAIGGNSPIYVNANGSDASLINNGSIIFNGDYGTSAGIVGSGLNSSEVYNNGTLRLPVTAVGTNSNAIGSNLSKFVNTGIVETNSGSSILTDLSAVNNTFTSGTLSPGGVGNSKMNISGASLPLNTTTLKIDVSGNGAVAGTDMDQINANTASAAVTISGAKLALNITATPPTGITTYAILSTNGGTVTGTFASVTGLLAGWALDYSDTSKVVLKYDSSTLGVKKLNAFEFAVYPNPVRETLNIQTQESLTKAQIVDASGKVVLSQNNPSDAINVASLSKGIYMLRLTSANGVSTSKIVKK, from the coding sequence ATGAAAAAAAATTACTTTTTAAGTCCTTCTAGAAACAATTTTCTAGGACTTATGATTATGGGTTGTGGGTTATTTTCGAGCTCAATTGTGGCACAAACGTACACTTGGAAACCAGCTGTAGCTTCGGGGAATTGGGCAGATGCTGCCAACTGGACAAATGCATTAGCGTCAAAAACTGTTACAGCTAGTAGTGGTGTTACGGATATTGTTGTAAATAACACAAACCAAATTAAGATTGGGGATAAGGTTACTGGTACTACAGCTGGTCAAATTGCGACAGGTACCGTAGTAACTGCAGTTAACGAAACTACAAATACAGTTACACTTAGTCTAGCTACAACAGCAGCATTATCAGGAAGTAATAATGTTAAGTTTGCAAGAGCAACTGTATCCTATCCTGGTGACAATGGTAATCCAGATTCGGCTATAATTGCTGCTGGATCTGTTACATTGGATGCAGACATTTCAATTTCACAATTAAGTTTGCATACTACCACTACTCCAGCTCAGGGAGTTTTGACAATTCCTTCTGGAAGAACATTGAATATAGCAAATAACTCTTCTGCACTATATATAAGAGGTGGTAAATTAACCAATAATGGTACCTTGAATCTAACTCCACAGAGTAATAATGCAGCTATAAACTGTCAAGTACCAGCTAATAATGTTGCTGGTCTAGATACTGGATACGGTGGAACAGGTACTTTGACAACAACTGTTGATGGTACTGGAGGTTTTATAACTTTTACTAATGCTGGTGCTCTAACTTTACCTGTAATTAATTTAAATGCAGCAACTACAACAATAACTATTTTAGGAACTGGGAATGTTTTCAATACAGCTGGTGGTGCTACAACAGCTGGTAATGGAAAAATAGGAGGAACTGGAGTTACTGTTACTCTTTCTCAAAGTGCTGGTAGGCTTTTTAATATTAATACTGGTGCAGGTGGAACATCTTCTATAGAAGTTCTTTCAGGAACAGTACTTACTTTAAATCCTGCCATAGGAGGTAATTCACCAATTTATGTAAATGCTAACGGTAGCGATGCATCTTTAATCAATAACGGGTCAATTATCTTTAATGGCGATTATGGTACTAGTGCTGGAATAGTTGGTTCTGGTTTAAATTCATCAGAGGTGTATAATAATGGTACTTTAAGACTCCCAGTTACAGCAGTAGGTACTAACTCAAATGCTATTGGTAGTAATCTTTCTAAATTTGTTAATACAGGAATCGTTGAAACAAATTCTGGATCAAGTATCTTAACAGATTTGTCAGCAGTAAATAACACTTTTACATCTGGAACTTTATCGCCTGGTGGAGTTGGTAATTCTAAGATGAATATTTCTGGAGCCTCTTTGCCATTAAACACAACTACTTTAAAAATTGATGTGTCCGGTAATGGTGCTGTTGCAGGAACTGATATGGATCAAATCAATGCAAATACAGCTTCAGCAGCGGTTACTATTTCGGGAGCAAAACTTGCATTAAATATCACAGCTACTCCTCCAACTGGAATAACTACTTATGCTATTTTAAGTACAAATGGTGGAACAGTTACTGGAACTTTTGCATCTGTAACAGGACTTCTTGCAGGATGGGCTTTGGATTATTCGGATACGAGTAAAGTGGTTTTGAAATATGACTCTTCAACATTAGGAGTAAAAAAACTTAACGCATTCGAATTTGCAGTATATCCTAACCCAGTAAGAGAAACTTTGAATATCCAAACACAGGAATCTTTGACAAAAGCACAAATTGTTGACGCTTCTGGAAAAGTAGTTTTGTCTCAAAACAATCCTTCAGATGCTATTAATGTAGCTTCATTGAGCAAAGGAATTTATATGTTGCGATTGACTTCTGCAAACGGAGTTTCTACCTCTAAAATAGTGAAAAAATAA
- a CDS encoding T9SS type A sorting domain-containing protein → MRKNLLLFISLTILLISHLSSGQGTFTNFTMLQNQKIQSSPLVQWTNISPGTSGYCEEFWCHPTDVNVMFSGADMHAAFGTWDNGQSWNTLKDSDGNGLDMRRVIDIQFSLQDADYGIAFANDQSGSNSSGKVYNTIDRGRNWTEVSTMGKCHSKLAIHPTNDNIWFLGAGDFWNVKSNHRTLAEPQGQMQSRSNYGYVWKTTNRGVNWTKVATGIDTNLDAGRIIFDRSNPNTLIMATAQGMYRSTNLGVTWTSSATGLPNNRPRDLTSYYNSTTGEFILYAVEQTYYNPTGTTINSTGGIYKSTDSGLSWQNITGNLGLNLQLVTDYRSRDDYHSTVAKWLGITKAQSIATYTTYPTQILQTFNRIVVNPTNKNEIYIVHNKRHDVSFGQGDVWKTIDGGITWIACSRSGPYWINNTNQSYWTSRNNPTGANIDFSHMQKYMDDIDEQYSGARMLAINKNGEVFAGINQQLLRSNNGGVSWEQADDIEAAPNSNQWIGRGNTNLPGKVMLLETGVAGRKLLCSGEHGLWKTTGTATSSPIANNVVIEQIEGQVHDIGGNTAAHSIATVAAHPTNPDIIYTLSSRQEHRGWLRRTTDGGQTWQDISEIFTASNNVYEDLAPQNSLLIDPNNPSNMYFCATRKAITEVGNSVNESILTKGGYGFYKSTDAGLNWTLSNTGLPASTGSIHRLTLDPANSNTIYAAVNQFSNSDPGGLYKSTNNGASWTQMTIPTAIKSVNNFFMDRNTGYMFISAGARSGELNAGGVWRSTNSGTTWTRIFESPYIWQTEVSPINSNIIVISAAAQVPNLVDNFKNTGVFLSVDGGSNWTKINKGLAHSERIVDVKPDPDNQNILWCAGWGSGWYKAVIDPALLSVEDKTHTGNQINVYPNPVGNNGSVKLKNIDDNTPYSIYDIQGKLLFSGNVSKEEAISVSQLNSGIYFIKVKNQQGKKTSIKFIVNK, encoded by the coding sequence TTGAGAAAAAATCTACTATTATTTATAAGTTTAACAATTCTTCTTATTTCGCATTTGTCTTCGGGACAAGGTACGTTTACAAATTTCACCATGTTGCAAAATCAGAAGATTCAATCTTCTCCTTTGGTACAATGGACAAATATTTCGCCAGGTACATCAGGGTATTGTGAAGAATTTTGGTGTCATCCTACAGATGTAAATGTAATGTTTAGCGGTGCCGATATGCATGCTGCCTTTGGTACTTGGGATAATGGTCAGTCATGGAATACACTAAAAGATAGTGATGGTAATGGTTTAGATATGCGAAGAGTTATTGACATTCAATTTTCATTACAAGATGCAGATTATGGTATTGCCTTTGCGAATGATCAAAGCGGTAGTAATTCTAGTGGGAAGGTGTACAATACTATAGATAGAGGTAGAAATTGGACAGAAGTATCAACTATGGGTAAATGTCATTCAAAACTTGCGATACACCCTACTAACGATAATATTTGGTTTTTAGGAGCAGGAGATTTTTGGAACGTAAAATCCAATCATCGTACCTTAGCTGAACCTCAAGGACAAATGCAATCTAGGTCTAATTATGGATATGTTTGGAAAACAACAAATAGAGGTGTTAATTGGACAAAAGTTGCCACGGGTATAGACACTAATCTAGATGCAGGCAGAATTATTTTTGACAGAAGCAATCCTAATACTTTAATTATGGCTACTGCTCAAGGAATGTACAGAAGTACAAATTTGGGTGTAACATGGACTTCTAGCGCCACAGGATTACCAAATAATAGACCACGGGATTTAACCTCATACTACAACTCAACCACAGGAGAATTTATTTTATATGCAGTAGAACAAACCTATTACAATCCAACTGGAACAACAATAAATAGTACTGGAGGTATTTATAAAAGTACTGATAGCGGACTGAGTTGGCAAAACATAACTGGTAATTTGGGTCTAAATTTGCAATTGGTTACCGATTATAGGTCTAGAGACGATTATCATAGCACAGTAGCTAAGTGGTTGGGTATCACAAAAGCGCAATCTATAGCTACCTACACCACTTATCCAACTCAGATTTTGCAAACATTTAATCGAATTGTTGTTAATCCAACAAATAAAAATGAGATTTATATTGTACATAACAAAAGACATGACGTTAGTTTTGGACAAGGAGATGTTTGGAAAACAATTGATGGCGGAATTACTTGGATAGCTTGTTCAAGATCGGGACCCTATTGGATTAATAACACCAATCAATCGTATTGGACATCCAGAAACAATCCAACTGGTGCTAATATTGATTTTTCTCATATGCAAAAATATATGGATGATATTGATGAACAATACTCTGGCGCTAGAATGTTGGCGATCAATAAAAACGGTGAAGTATTTGCAGGGATTAATCAACAACTGCTACGCTCCAACAATGGTGGTGTTTCATGGGAACAGGCAGATGATATTGAAGCGGCACCCAATAGCAATCAATGGATAGGCCGTGGTAATACCAATCTTCCAGGTAAAGTTATGCTATTGGAAACAGGGGTCGCGGGTAGAAAATTATTATGTAGTGGAGAACACGGATTATGGAAAACTACAGGCACTGCTACAAGTAGTCCTATAGCCAATAATGTAGTAATAGAACAAATTGAAGGACAAGTACATGATATTGGAGGCAATACTGCAGCACACTCCATAGCAACTGTAGCTGCACACCCAACCAATCCAGATATTATATACACATTGAGTTCAAGACAAGAACACAGAGGATGGCTACGACGTACCACAGATGGTGGACAAACATGGCAAGATATAAGTGAAATTTTTACAGCAAGTAACAATGTATATGAAGATTTAGCACCACAAAATTCGTTATTAATAGACCCTAACAACCCCAGCAACATGTATTTTTGTGCTACACGAAAAGCAATTACAGAAGTGGGGAACTCTGTAAACGAAAGCATATTAACCAAAGGGGGCTACGGATTTTACAAATCAACTGATGCAGGACTTAATTGGACTTTAAGTAATACTGGTTTGCCGGCTTCAACAGGTAGCATACATAGATTAACGCTTGACCCTGCTAATTCAAATACAATTTATGCAGCTGTAAATCAATTTAGTAATTCTGATCCAGGGGGATTATATAAATCGACTAATAATGGTGCAAGCTGGACACAAATGACAATACCAACGGCCATAAAATCAGTTAATAATTTTTTTATGGATCGCAACACCGGTTATATGTTTATATCTGCAGGAGCAAGATCAGGAGAACTTAATGCTGGTGGGGTTTGGAGAAGTACTAATAGTGGTACTACTTGGACTCGAATATTTGAATCTCCTTACATATGGCAAACAGAAGTATCGCCAATAAATTCAAATATAATTGTGATTTCGGCCGCTGCACAAGTACCTAATCTTGTAGATAATTTTAAAAACACAGGTGTCTTTTTATCTGTAGATGGTGGTTCAAATTGGACAAAAATAAACAAAGGATTAGCACATTCTGAAAGAATAGTAGATGTAAAACCAGACCCAGATAATCAAAATATTCTGTGGTGCGCTGGATGGGGAAGCGGGTGGTATAAAGCGGTTATTGATCCTGCTTTATTATCAGTCGAAGATAAAACACATACAGGCAACCAGATAAATGTTTATCCAAATCCAGTGGGCAATAATGGTAGTGTTAAATTGAAAAACATTGATGATAACACACCCTATTCTATTTATGATATTCAAGGTAAACTACTATTTTCTGGAAATGTTTCAAAAGAAGAGGCTATTAGTGTATCACAATTAAATTCAGGAATCTACTTTATAAAAGTAAAAAACCAACAAGGTAAAAAAACAAGTATAAAATTTATTGTGAATAAATAG
- a CDS encoding Zn-dependent alcohol dehydrogenase, translating into MSITCKAAIAKGDGTFSIETITVENPQADEVLVQVKAAGLCHTDHDSLNWGKPIVMGHEGAGIVTAIGSNVSSVKVGDAVILNWATPCGKCFQCEHENEHICENNSPVVAGGNGYTPGHAHLEGTSWNGTPIIRSFNIGTLSEYTLVKESAVVKNPIQDMSYPAASIVSCGVMTGFGSAVNTAKVEANSSAVVLGTGGVGLNVIQGIKVSKAAMIIAIDINQQRLDMAVEFGATHTILADKNDKGLLNAAKIVKEMTNGRGADYAFECTAIPALGAAPLAMVRNAGTAVQVSGIEEEVLIDMSLFEWDKKYINPLYGKCNPQKDFPIIVEHYRKGEIMLDEMITNTYPLEDLQQALDDMLSGKNAKGVIVFE; encoded by the coding sequence ATGAGCATCACTTGTAAAGCAGCAATCGCTAAAGGAGACGGAACATTTTCGATAGAAACCATAACAGTAGAGAACCCACAAGCAGATGAGGTTTTGGTACAAGTAAAAGCGGCTGGTTTATGCCATACCGATCATGATTCTTTAAACTGGGGAAAACCAATTGTAATGGGACACGAAGGTGCCGGAATCGTTACTGCAATTGGATCGAATGTCTCTTCTGTAAAAGTTGGTGATGCTGTGATTTTGAACTGGGCTACTCCTTGCGGAAAATGCTTCCAATGTGAGCACGAAAACGAACATATTTGCGAAAACAATTCGCCCGTGGTGGCAGGTGGAAACGGATACACTCCCGGACACGCACACCTGGAGGGAACATCTTGGAACGGTACACCTATCATTCGATCCTTCAATATTGGTACTTTATCGGAATATACTTTGGTGAAAGAATCTGCAGTTGTCAAAAACCCTATTCAAGACATGAGTTATCCTGCCGCTAGTATTGTGAGCTGTGGCGTAATGACCGGTTTTGGATCAGCGGTAAACACAGCAAAAGTAGAAGCTAATTCATCTGCCGTTGTACTAGGAACTGGTGGTGTTGGATTGAATGTAATCCAAGGAATTAAAGTTTCTAAAGCGGCAATGATTATTGCAATCGACATCAACCAACAACGTTTGGACATGGCAGTTGAATTTGGAGCAACGCATACCATCCTAGCAGATAAAAACGACAAAGGATTACTAAATGCTGCCAAAATAGTAAAAGAAATGACCAATGGTCGTGGCGCTGATTATGCTTTTGAGTGTACTGCCATTCCTGCCTTGGGAGCAGCTCCTCTTGCCATGGTTCGAAATGCAGGAACCGCAGTTCAAGTAAGTGGTATCGAAGAAGAAGTGTTAATTGATATGTCATTGTTCGAATGGGACAAAAAATACATCAATCCATTATACGGAAAATGCAACCCTCAAAAAGATTTTCCAATAATCGTGGAGCATTATAGAAAGGGGGAAATCATGTTGGACGAAATGATTACCAATACCTATCCATTAGAAGATTTACAACAAGCCTTAGACGATATGTTGTCGGGTAAAAATGCCAAAGGAGTAATTGTTTTCGAATAA
- a CDS encoding family 16 glycosylhydrolase encodes MKKNILFIAGTFLTFSSLLSAQIKAPEGKSWQLVSELSDEFNGKKLDTKKWIADPEGHPEFGWIGRSPALFIENAVTVENGYLNIEVGKLDERFVSNKYNTATNYDYYGGIIRAVKPVTYGYYFESTFKMSKTEMGGGFWIMSKNTCGKKHEIDITESVGSISPLAQEWGKKWDKIMHSNTILRNTTCNEEKRDQGMILPETKNSEKFYTYGCWWKSPNELLFYLDGKYVYTLTPPADFDQQMFIHFSIEVYDWNPIPEKDSKLMTASKKDRTALIDYIRTYKLVTVKP; translated from the coding sequence ATGAAAAAAAACATTCTTTTTATAGCTGGAACTTTTTTAACATTTAGTTCTCTATTAAGTGCGCAAATTAAAGCGCCTGAAGGTAAATCATGGCAATTGGTTTCTGAATTATCAGATGAGTTTAACGGAAAAAAATTAGATACCAAAAAATGGATTGCAGATCCAGAAGGTCATCCTGAATTCGGTTGGATTGGTCGTTCTCCTGCCCTTTTTATAGAAAATGCAGTTACTGTCGAAAACGGATATTTAAATATTGAAGTTGGAAAACTAGACGAGCGTTTTGTAAGCAACAAATATAATACGGCTACCAATTATGATTATTACGGAGGTATCATTAGAGCAGTGAAACCTGTAACTTATGGTTATTATTTTGAGAGTACTTTCAAAATGAGCAAAACAGAAATGGGTGGCGGTTTTTGGATAATGTCTAAAAATACCTGTGGCAAAAAACACGAAATTGACATTACCGAATCTGTCGGAAGTATTTCTCCACTAGCACAAGAATGGGGCAAAAAATGGGATAAAATTATGCATTCCAATACCATTTTACGAAATACTACTTGCAACGAAGAGAAAAGGGATCAGGGAATGATCCTTCCAGAAACAAAAAATTCTGAAAAATTCTATACCTACGGTTGTTGGTGGAAGAGCCCAAATGAATTATTATTCTATTTGGATGGAAAATATGTGTATACACTAACACCTCCTGCGGACTTTGACCAACAAATGTTTATTCATTTTTCAATTGAAGTCTACGATTGGAATCCAATTCCTGAGAAAGACAGTAAACTGATGACAGCATCCAAAAAAGACAGAACTGCCTTGATTGACTACATAAGAACCTATAAATTGGTTACGGTAAAACCTTAA